The genomic region gaacaaataGATTCTGTATACTGTTGCAGACGGGGAGGAGGATTTCAGAAATGAGAAgacagtgtctgtgtttaaatttTCCTCTACTTCTCGCCACACAAAAATAGCCCAGTTTTTCTCTTtggtgtattttgttgtttgtgtttttgtctcatactcaatgttttttctctctgaatgGCAGCATTCAGCagtcatgtgtttttattgtgatgatAAAACCTCTTGTATGCTGTTTGTATGCATTTGTTAACACAGGAGGAAGTTGTGTAATAGCGAGGCTTTACAGTTACATCACCATCTGTTGACTTGTCATGCTTTTGACAGCACTTAACAGCGGGCTTTTGTCTCTTCATTTGGACGAAGATGTGCTGTGACTTTAACATTTTCCATCCTCCATCTTTCCTTCTCTCACCTGTCCTTCCATCAGGCCTGAGCAACATCATTGGCATCATCGTCTACATCTCCAGCAACGCTGGTGATCCCAGTGACAAGAAAGACGAGGACAAGAAGAACCATTACAACTATGGCTGGTCCTTCTACTTCGGCGCCCTCTCCTTCATTGTGGCTGAGTCAGTTGGCGTTCTTGCTGTCAACATATACATCGAGAAAAACAAGGAGACGCGCTTTAGACCTAAGCACGACTTCAAAAACATACCTTCCTCCTCACCTTATTCTCGCATCCCCAGTTACCGCCACCGGCGAAGGCGATCACGCTCCAGTTCAAGATCTAGTGACCCATCCAGGGATCCCTCCCCAGTCAGGATGAagagtggaggaggtggtggtggaggaggaggagggttggGAATGGGGTTGCCAATGGGGGATATATCCATGTACACACTCAGTAGGGACCCCCTGAAGGGTGGAAGTGGTACTGCAGGGCCCTACAGTCCTAAGAGAGACTCTGGGTTTCTACAAGTCCACAACTGCTTCCAGAAAGATCTGAAAGAAGGAGCAAACAGGAGGACCACACCAGTATAAGGTCAGGAGTGCACTGCTCTGTGAAAACAATAAGCTTCGTGGAGCACATTTGAGTTTGTACAGTTGATGAGAAGGGACACTTTCTGTTCACGCAGCAGCGATGTTTAAAGGTCGGAGCTGAGAATTGTATTAATTGCGTCTCTCTGTCACAGAACAGTGCCAGTCCGTGTTTcatttggaggaagaagaaaacggATATCAGAACACATTTTATGATGTGACTTTCTGTAGcaatatttgaacatttgattcccacaatagaaaaaaaacaaaacactatttgTGATGTTGGCTTTTACAGAGAGGCTGACAGTGTACTGCACATTGAAGGACAGTCACATAAGACTCAATTAAAGGATTCATCTTATCAATTAATCTCCTTTCTTCTGAGGGAGAAAAGATTGTTCATAATCAGAGTTATTGTACTGCGTTTCCCTGTAACTTAACACAAACGGTGCTAACTTATCCCGTACACCTTTGATCATCTCCAGCTTTCTCCACTGCCATTTGAATACTTAAACTGTATCTCAGTAACCTCTCTCAAGCTCGTGTGTGAGTCGCGtggtaaatatgtgtgtattatgGCTTTGAAACACTTAAGAGATATAAGCCTTCTAAGAATATGGAATATGCGAAGACGTATGTCAACCAAAATACATTCCAGTATGCAGTGTGATGTATCAGTATAAGCATTGTTTGTACAGATTGTGTGTGAAGACTGCTCTCCATTTGCTCAGGGACgatacattttctttctgcacTAAACCAGACAGACTTTCAGTCGGGGTGTGTAAAAGCAGAGGTGAGATCACACTGTTATGTCTTGCTGTT from Solea senegalensis isolate Sse05_10M linkage group LG6, IFAPA_SoseM_1, whole genome shotgun sequence harbors:
- the LOC122770624 gene encoding voltage-dependent calcium channel gamma-4 subunit-like; its protein translation is MAWCDRGVQTLLAIAGAFAAFSLMTIAIGTDYWLYSRAYICNATNVTTDENLIQTKKVKGDLTHSGLWRICCIEGINKGSCFRINHFPDDNDYDTDSSEYILRIVRASSLFPILSTILLMLGGLCVGVGRVYSSRNNILLSAGILFVAAGLSNIIGIIVYISSNAGDPSDKKDEDKKNHYNYGWSFYFGALSFIVAESVGVLAVNIYIEKNKETRFRPKHDFKNIPSSSPYSRIPSYRHRRRRSRSSSRSSDPSRDPSPVRMKSGGGGGGGGGGLGMGLPMGDISMYTLSRDPLKGGSGTAGPYSPKRDSGFLQVHNCFQKDLKEGANRRTTPV